One window from the genome of Diospyros lotus cultivar Yz01 chromosome 11, ASM1463336v1, whole genome shotgun sequence encodes:
- the LOC127813682 gene encoding lysM domain receptor-like kinase 3 isoform X3 translates to MWSAFIYVKNLAGLAIFMFLLCFGHCFHVNPIPCNVSLSESCHALLYYVPKSPRTLEETTSLFHVNSNSVNRTVNGYAIAIECSCPAGHSEFTWHADYTIQHGDTWESINEKFGSFVVKKNDRTLIESLTITLDLLCGCSKGVEVLSYRVESGDTLFTICSRFNTSVEKTKELNKLDNPRLIHAGDVIFIPKPGGLKYLLLIDYKELKVKRRSKSCLLIVGIFVAAVTTAILLAIIVLWRTSLKIGQGSCGSVYLGNLRGNDVAIKQMKNTKSKEFLSEINILCRVQHTNSIKLIGYTGGGDSLFLVYEFAKNGALSSHLHNPTERGYKPLTWIMQVQIALDAAKGLEYIHLNTKPSFIHRDVKSSNILLDSGFHAKIADFGLVKLSEHSPDNGTTASRIVGTFGYLAPEYARDGCVTTKIDVYAFGVVLMELLTGLPALRRDASTGSMQYVERCSLMDYVLSVLENGDAFTKLSQSIDPTLTQYHRGSLLQMALLSKDCVNADWNQRPDMSNVVLRLEHALVCSKEWEKAEPSSSEW, encoded by the exons ATGTGGTCTGCCTTcatttatgtgaaaaatttgGCTGGTTTAGCGATTTTTATGTTCCTCTTGTGTTTTGGCCATTGTTTTCATGTGAATCCTATTCCCTGCAATGTGTCTCTATCAGAATCATGTCATGCTTTGCTATACTATGTTCCTAAAAGTCCGAGAACCCTTGAAGAGACAACTTCTTTGTTTCATGTTAATTCCAATTCTGTCAATAGAACTGTCAATGGTTATGCAATTGCGATAGAGTGCAGTTGCCCTGCTGGTCACAGCGAGTTCACTTGGCATGCTGACTATACAATCCAGCATGGTGATACATGGGAGAGCATCAACGAAAAATTTGGGTCATTTgtggtgaagaagaatgatagAACGTTGATTGAGTCACTAACTATAACTTTAGATCTCTTGTGTGGCTGTTCTAAGGGAGTGGAGGTCCTAAGCTACAGAGTTGAAAGTGGTGACACGCTTTTTACAATTTGTTCTCGATTTAATACCAGTGTAGAGAAGACTAAAGAGTTGAATAAGTTGGATAACCCAAGGCTCATTCATGCTGGAGATGTAattttcatcccaaaaccag GAGGCCTTAAATACCTTCTCTTAATTGACTATAAAG AACTTAAGGTCAAAAGAAGATCAAAGTCGTGCCTGCTTATTGTTGGAATTTTCGTGGCAGCTGTGACCACTGCTATATTGTTGGCTATTATTGTTCTGTGGAG AACGTCTTTGAAGATTGGCCAAGGATCTTGTGGATCTGTTTACCTGGGAAATTTAAGAGGAAAT GATGTGGCTATCAAACAGATGAAAAACACAAAGTCAAAAGAGTTCTTGTCAGAAATCAATATTCTTTGCAGAGTTCAGCATACAAACTCg ATCAAGCTTATTGGATACACAGGTGGTGGGGATTCTCTGTTTCTTGTATATGAATTTGCCAAAAATGGTGCATTAAGCAGTCATCTCCACAATCCCACTGAAAGAG GTTATAAACCTCTAACTTGGATCATGCAAGTTCAAATTGCTTTAGACGCTGCCAAAGGTCTTGAGTATATACATCTGAATACGAAGCCATCCTTCATCCACCGAGATGTGAAGTCAAGCAATATTCTTTTAGATTCTGGATTCCATGCAAAG ATTGCAGATTTTGGGCTGGTAAAACTATCGGAGCATTCACCAGATAATGGAACTACAGCATCTAGAATTGTTGGAACATTTGGTTATCTTGCTCCTGA aTATGCCCGTGATGGGTGTGTTACCACAAAGATTGATGTTTATGCCTTTGGAGTTGTTCTTATGGAACTACTGACGGGCCTACCAGCACTTCGTAGGGATGCAAGTACTGGAAGCATGCAGTATGTTGAACGTTGTTCTCTGATGGATTAT GTGCTTTCAGTTTTGGAAAACGGCGATGCCTTCACAAAGCTGAGTCAAAGCATTGATCCAACTCTCACCCAATACCACAGAGGCTCACTTCTGCAG ATGGCCCTCTTGTCGAAGGACTGTGTGAATGCCGACTGGAATCAACGTCCAGACATGAGCAATGTAGTCCTCCGCCTTGAGCACGCCCTTGTCTGCTCGAAAGAGTGGGAGAAAGCAGAGCCCAGCTCCTCAGAGTGGTGA
- the LOC127813682 gene encoding lysM domain receptor-like kinase 3 isoform X2, with the protein MWSAFIYVKNLAGLAIFMFLLCFGHCFHVNPIPCNVSLSESCHALLYYVPKSPRTLEETTSLFHVNSNSVNRTVNGYAIAIECSCPAGHSEFTWHADYTIQHGDTWESINEKFGSFVVKKNDRTLIESLTITLDLLCGCSKGVEVLSYRVESGDTLFTICSRFNTSVEKTKELNKLDNPRLIHAGDVIFIPKPELKVKRRSKSCLLIVGIFVAAVTTAILLAIIVLWRYYYRRKGPRSSQGSTGGLKYFNLSYSLRKSEETIIPSNYDKTTVFSYNEVCHATLNFRTSLKIGQGSCGSVYLGNLRGNDVAIKQMKNTKSKEFLSEINILCRVQHTNSIKLIGYTGGGDSLFLVYEFAKNGALSSHLHNPTERGYKPLTWIMQVQIALDAAKGLEYIHLNTKPSFIHRDVKSSNILLDSGFHAKIADFGLVKLSEHSPDNGTTASRIVGTFGYLAPEYARDGCVTTKIDVYAFGVVLMELLTGLPALRRDASTGSMQYVERCSLMDYVLSVLENGDAFTKLSQSIDPTLTQYHRGSLLQMALLSKDCVNADWNQRPDMSNVVLRLEHALVCSKEWEKAEPSSSEW; encoded by the exons ATGTGGTCTGCCTTcatttatgtgaaaaatttgGCTGGTTTAGCGATTTTTATGTTCCTCTTGTGTTTTGGCCATTGTTTTCATGTGAATCCTATTCCCTGCAATGTGTCTCTATCAGAATCATGTCATGCTTTGCTATACTATGTTCCTAAAAGTCCGAGAACCCTTGAAGAGACAACTTCTTTGTTTCATGTTAATTCCAATTCTGTCAATAGAACTGTCAATGGTTATGCAATTGCGATAGAGTGCAGTTGCCCTGCTGGTCACAGCGAGTTCACTTGGCATGCTGACTATACAATCCAGCATGGTGATACATGGGAGAGCATCAACGAAAAATTTGGGTCATTTgtggtgaagaagaatgatagAACGTTGATTGAGTCACTAACTATAACTTTAGATCTCTTGTGTGGCTGTTCTAAGGGAGTGGAGGTCCTAAGCTACAGAGTTGAAAGTGGTGACACGCTTTTTACAATTTGTTCTCGATTTAATACCAGTGTAGAGAAGACTAAAGAGTTGAATAAGTTGGATAACCCAAGGCTCATTCATGCTGGAGATGTAattttcatcccaaaaccag AACTTAAGGTCAAAAGAAGATCAAAGTCGTGCCTGCTTATTGTTGGAATTTTCGTGGCAGCTGTGACCACTGCTATATTGTTGGCTATTATTGTTCTGTGGAGGTATTACTATAGGAGGAAGGGACCTAGATCATCACAAGGGTCTACAGGGGGATTGAAATACTTTAACTTATCATATTCCCTTAGAA AATCAGAAGAAACCATTATTCCCTCCAATTATGATAAAACAACTGTTTTCTCATACAATGAAGTTTGTCATGCAACTTTAAATTTCAGAACGTCTTTGAAGATTGGCCAAGGATCTTGTGGATCTGTTTACCTGGGAAATTTAAGAGGAAAT GATGTGGCTATCAAACAGATGAAAAACACAAAGTCAAAAGAGTTCTTGTCAGAAATCAATATTCTTTGCAGAGTTCAGCATACAAACTCg ATCAAGCTTATTGGATACACAGGTGGTGGGGATTCTCTGTTTCTTGTATATGAATTTGCCAAAAATGGTGCATTAAGCAGTCATCTCCACAATCCCACTGAAAGAG GTTATAAACCTCTAACTTGGATCATGCAAGTTCAAATTGCTTTAGACGCTGCCAAAGGTCTTGAGTATATACATCTGAATACGAAGCCATCCTTCATCCACCGAGATGTGAAGTCAAGCAATATTCTTTTAGATTCTGGATTCCATGCAAAG ATTGCAGATTTTGGGCTGGTAAAACTATCGGAGCATTCACCAGATAATGGAACTACAGCATCTAGAATTGTTGGAACATTTGGTTATCTTGCTCCTGA aTATGCCCGTGATGGGTGTGTTACCACAAAGATTGATGTTTATGCCTTTGGAGTTGTTCTTATGGAACTACTGACGGGCCTACCAGCACTTCGTAGGGATGCAAGTACTGGAAGCATGCAGTATGTTGAACGTTGTTCTCTGATGGATTAT GTGCTTTCAGTTTTGGAAAACGGCGATGCCTTCACAAAGCTGAGTCAAAGCATTGATCCAACTCTCACCCAATACCACAGAGGCTCACTTCTGCAG ATGGCCCTCTTGTCGAAGGACTGTGTGAATGCCGACTGGAATCAACGTCCAGACATGAGCAATGTAGTCCTCCGCCTTGAGCACGCCCTTGTCTGCTCGAAAGAGTGGGAGAAAGCAGAGCCCAGCTCCTCAGAGTGGTGA
- the LOC127813698 gene encoding probable L-type lectin-domain containing receptor kinase S.5: MLRVQGQVLVLVLVLFAIVGPSSGSCVGPSNISFPSFTDADCNSSGKLLCLGAYSVGNGTLSLTPDSKTLNQISRVLYRQPILAWPASICTTFTVRILVPANASGSGDGMAFVLAQDNKPSPSSSFGSFLGMFDQSNEGSIHQLSVEFDTYKNEFDPDQNHIGIDTKSVEESVAVKSLNSTGISLTSGRAITVRIEYDGWSKNFMIYVGYAGDPLVTFLNHTIKLKGTVPSSVYVGFTASTGTLTETHQILSWNFTSSELPRISLGKEKNMTVIITLPIIAGLLLLALLSVPFVRRARRKKRERLARRKEIEALVAAANGPKLFSHRKLKRATRNFSRENLLGTGGFGSVYRGVISNPPMTIAVKRISATAEHGEKQYLAEICTIGQLRHRNLVQLQGWCHDRDQLLLVYEYMPNRSLDQYIGKAGAVLDWPTRYKILTGLASALVYLHEECGQPVVHRDVKPNNVMLDSDFNAHLGDFGLARLLRNDASMTTTNMAGTPGYLAPEVSFTGRPTTESDVYSFGMVVLEVVCGTRSRGIMEEDSLVDNVWSLYEKAALLDCVDKMLEGKYDEEQVRRTLIVGLACLFPDSMVRPKMRKVVQIFMNPDEPLVYLPETRPAAIWLPLTFSTSTSAEFGPHSARNEGSVELPR, encoded by the exons ATGTTACGGGTTCAGGGTCAGGTTCTGGTTCTGGTTCTGGTTCTCTTCGCCATTGTTGGCCCTTCTTCCGGCAGCTGCGTGGGCCCCTCCAACATCTCCTTCCCTTCCTTCACAGATGCCGACTGCAACTCTAGCGGCAAGCTGCTTTGCTTGGGCGCCTACTCCGTCGGAAATGGGACTCTCAGCTTGACACCGGACTCCAAGACGCTGAACCAGATATCCCGCGTCTTGTACCGCCAGCCCATCCTCGCTTGGCCGGCGTCTATCTGCACCACCTTCACCGTCAGGATCCTGGTTCCGGCCAACGCCTCCGGCTCCGGCGACGGCATGGCGTTCGTTCTGGCTCAGGATAACAAGCCCTCCCCGTCGAGCAGCTTCGGATCCTTTCTTGGGATGTTTGATCAGTCGAATGAAG GTTCTATTCACCAACTCTCGGTTGAGTTTGACACATACAAGAACGAATTTGATCCAGATCAAAACCACATTGGAATCGACACCAAGAGTGTCGAAGAATCAGTTGCAGTGAAAAGTCTGAACAGCACAGGGATTAGTCTCACGAGTGGAAGAGCAATCACTGTGAGGATTGAATACGATGGATGGAGCAAAAACTTTATGATTTATGTGGGCTATGCTGGAGACCCCCTAGTGACTTTCCTCAACCACACCATCAAGTTGAAGGGCACAGTTCCGAGCTCTGTCTACGTTGGCTTTACAGCTTCCACTGGAACTCTCACTGAGACTCACCAGATTCTTTCATGGAACTTCACATCCAGTGAATTGCCAAGGATCTCGCTAGGGAAAGAAAAGAACATGACAGTGATAATTACTCTTCCCATCATTGCCGGGCTGCTGCTTCTGGCATTATTATCTGTACCATTTGTTCGTAGAGCTCgtaggaaaaagagagagagacttgcCAGGAGAAAGGAAATTGAAGCACTTGTAGCAGCTGCTAATGGCCCAAAACTCTTCTCCCACAGGAAGCTGAAAAGGGCTACTCGCAACTTTAGCAGAGAGAACCTATTGGGAACTGGTGGTTTTGGAAGTGTTTACAGAGGAGTCATCTCAAATCCTCCTATGACTATTGCTGTCAAAAGAATTTCTGCCACAGCTGAACATG GTGAGAAGCAGTACTTAGCGGAAATATGCACTATCGGTCAGCTGAGGCACAGGAACTTAGTCCAACTCCAAGGTTGGTGCCATGACCGCGACCAACTCCTCCTGGTTTACGAGTATATGCCTAATCGCAGCCTTGACCAGTACATAGGCAAAGCCGGTGCCGTGCTTGATTGGCCAACAAGGTACAAGATACTAACAGGATTAGCATCGGCACTAGTCTACTTGCACGAAGAGTGTGGCCAACCAGTTGTGCATAGAGATGTTAAGCCAAACAATGTCATGTTGGATTCAGATTTCAATGCACATCTAGGTGACTTTGGCCTCGCAAGGCTACTTCGAAACGATGCCTCGATGACAACCACAAACATGGCTGGGACTCCCGGATACTTGGCTCCAGAAGTCAGCTTCACGGGAAGGCCCACTACAGAATCCGATGTTTACAGCTTTGGAATGGTGGTCTTGGAAGTAGTTTGTGGGACAAGATCAAGGGGCATAATGGAAGAGGATAGCCTAGTGGATAATGTGTGGAGTTTGTATGAAAAGGCTGCATTGCTTGATTGTGTTGACAAGATGCTGGAAGGGAAATACGATGAGGAGCAAGTGAGGAGGACTTTGATTGTAGGGCTGGCTTGTTTGTTCCCAGATTCCATGGTTAGGCCTAAGATGAGAAAAGTGGTTCAGATCTTCATGAACCCGGATGAGCCTCTTGTCTACTTGCCGGAGACCCGGCCCGCGGCAATATGGCTGCCATTGACCTTTTCAACCTCTACCAGCGCTGAGTTTGGCCCTCACAGTGCCCGAAATGAAGGGTCTGTAGAGTTACCCAGATGA
- the LOC127813682 gene encoding lysM domain receptor-like kinase 3 isoform X1, whose product MWSAFIYVKNLAGLAIFMFLLCFGHCFHVNPIPCNVSLSESCHALLYYVPKSPRTLEETTSLFHVNSNSVNRTVNGYAIAIECSCPAGHSEFTWHADYTIQHGDTWESINEKFGSFVVKKNDRTLIESLTITLDLLCGCSKGVEVLSYRVESGDTLFTICSRFNTSVEKTKELNKLDNPRLIHAGDVIFIPKPGGLKYLLLIDYKELKVKRRSKSCLLIVGIFVAAVTTAILLAIIVLWRYYYRRKGPRSSQGSTGGLKYFNLSYSLRKSEETIIPSNYDKTTVFSYNEVCHATLNFRTSLKIGQGSCGSVYLGNLRGNDVAIKQMKNTKSKEFLSEINILCRVQHTNSIKLIGYTGGGDSLFLVYEFAKNGALSSHLHNPTERGYKPLTWIMQVQIALDAAKGLEYIHLNTKPSFIHRDVKSSNILLDSGFHAKIADFGLVKLSEHSPDNGTTASRIVGTFGYLAPEYARDGCVTTKIDVYAFGVVLMELLTGLPALRRDASTGSMQYVERCSLMDYVLSVLENGDAFTKLSQSIDPTLTQYHRGSLLQMALLSKDCVNADWNQRPDMSNVVLRLEHALVCSKEWEKAEPSSSEW is encoded by the exons ATGTGGTCTGCCTTcatttatgtgaaaaatttgGCTGGTTTAGCGATTTTTATGTTCCTCTTGTGTTTTGGCCATTGTTTTCATGTGAATCCTATTCCCTGCAATGTGTCTCTATCAGAATCATGTCATGCTTTGCTATACTATGTTCCTAAAAGTCCGAGAACCCTTGAAGAGACAACTTCTTTGTTTCATGTTAATTCCAATTCTGTCAATAGAACTGTCAATGGTTATGCAATTGCGATAGAGTGCAGTTGCCCTGCTGGTCACAGCGAGTTCACTTGGCATGCTGACTATACAATCCAGCATGGTGATACATGGGAGAGCATCAACGAAAAATTTGGGTCATTTgtggtgaagaagaatgatagAACGTTGATTGAGTCACTAACTATAACTTTAGATCTCTTGTGTGGCTGTTCTAAGGGAGTGGAGGTCCTAAGCTACAGAGTTGAAAGTGGTGACACGCTTTTTACAATTTGTTCTCGATTTAATACCAGTGTAGAGAAGACTAAAGAGTTGAATAAGTTGGATAACCCAAGGCTCATTCATGCTGGAGATGTAattttcatcccaaaaccag GAGGCCTTAAATACCTTCTCTTAATTGACTATAAAG AACTTAAGGTCAAAAGAAGATCAAAGTCGTGCCTGCTTATTGTTGGAATTTTCGTGGCAGCTGTGACCACTGCTATATTGTTGGCTATTATTGTTCTGTGGAGGTATTACTATAGGAGGAAGGGACCTAGATCATCACAAGGGTCTACAGGGGGATTGAAATACTTTAACTTATCATATTCCCTTAGAA AATCAGAAGAAACCATTATTCCCTCCAATTATGATAAAACAACTGTTTTCTCATACAATGAAGTTTGTCATGCAACTTTAAATTTCAGAACGTCTTTGAAGATTGGCCAAGGATCTTGTGGATCTGTTTACCTGGGAAATTTAAGAGGAAAT GATGTGGCTATCAAACAGATGAAAAACACAAAGTCAAAAGAGTTCTTGTCAGAAATCAATATTCTTTGCAGAGTTCAGCATACAAACTCg ATCAAGCTTATTGGATACACAGGTGGTGGGGATTCTCTGTTTCTTGTATATGAATTTGCCAAAAATGGTGCATTAAGCAGTCATCTCCACAATCCCACTGAAAGAG GTTATAAACCTCTAACTTGGATCATGCAAGTTCAAATTGCTTTAGACGCTGCCAAAGGTCTTGAGTATATACATCTGAATACGAAGCCATCCTTCATCCACCGAGATGTGAAGTCAAGCAATATTCTTTTAGATTCTGGATTCCATGCAAAG ATTGCAGATTTTGGGCTGGTAAAACTATCGGAGCATTCACCAGATAATGGAACTACAGCATCTAGAATTGTTGGAACATTTGGTTATCTTGCTCCTGA aTATGCCCGTGATGGGTGTGTTACCACAAAGATTGATGTTTATGCCTTTGGAGTTGTTCTTATGGAACTACTGACGGGCCTACCAGCACTTCGTAGGGATGCAAGTACTGGAAGCATGCAGTATGTTGAACGTTGTTCTCTGATGGATTAT GTGCTTTCAGTTTTGGAAAACGGCGATGCCTTCACAAAGCTGAGTCAAAGCATTGATCCAACTCTCACCCAATACCACAGAGGCTCACTTCTGCAG ATGGCCCTCTTGTCGAAGGACTGTGTGAATGCCGACTGGAATCAACGTCCAGACATGAGCAATGTAGTCCTCCGCCTTGAGCACGCCCTTGTCTGCTCGAAAGAGTGGGAGAAAGCAGAGCCCAGCTCCTCAGAGTGGTGA